The following coding sequences are from one Bradyrhizobium sp. WSM471 window:
- a CDS encoding intradiol ring-cleavage dioxygenase: MTQFNETELTEAVVRSFDRTPDPRAKFLLQELVKSLHDYVSKTGLTFGEWEYAIDFLTRTGQKCTDTRQEFILLSDVLGVSMLVDAVNHREREGATQTTVLGPFYVGEHKVTAHGTDISPNNQTGERMFVQSRVTDLKGEPLANVPVDVWHADDDGFYDSQKPNYDEVGASARARFITDSDGRFFFRTILPCSYPIPTDGPVGEMIVQTNRHPMRPAHVHFLVNAKGYEPLITHVFMDGDKYLDSDVVFGVKDDLVAKVEPRNDLEMPDGTKANGQWHLMTYEFHLKPGGGMAPKPLGTKAEEPA; encoded by the coding sequence CGTCCGGAGCTTTGACCGGACACCCGACCCGCGCGCGAAATTCCTGCTCCAGGAATTGGTGAAGTCGCTGCACGATTACGTGAGCAAGACCGGCCTCACCTTCGGGGAGTGGGAATACGCCATCGATTTCCTGACCCGCACCGGCCAGAAATGCACGGATACCCGGCAGGAATTCATCCTGCTGTCCGACGTGCTCGGCGTCTCCATGCTGGTCGACGCGGTCAACCATCGCGAGCGCGAGGGTGCCACCCAGACCACCGTGCTTGGGCCGTTCTATGTCGGCGAGCACAAGGTGACGGCGCACGGCACCGACATCTCTCCGAACAATCAAACCGGCGAACGGATGTTCGTGCAGAGCCGTGTCACCGATCTCAAGGGCGAGCCGCTCGCGAATGTCCCCGTCGACGTCTGGCATGCCGACGATGACGGCTTCTACGACTCGCAGAAGCCGAACTATGACGAGGTCGGCGCCTCGGCGCGGGCGCGCTTCATCACCGACAGCGACGGCCGCTTCTTCTTCCGCACCATCTTGCCATGCAGCTACCCGATCCCGACCGACGGCCCGGTCGGCGAGATGATCGTGCAGACCAACCGCCACCCGATGCGCCCGGCGCATGTGCACTTCCTGGTCAATGCCAAGGGCTACGAGCCGCTGATTACCCACGTCTTCATGGACGGCGACAAATATCTGGATTCCGACGTGGTATTCGGCGTGAAGGATGACCTCGTCGCCAAGGTCGAGCCGCGCAACGACCTTGAGATGCCCGACGGCACCAAGGCGAACGGGCAGTGGCACCTGATGACCTATGAATTCCACCTCAAGCCCGGCGGCGGCATGGCGCCGAAGCCGCTGGGAACCAAGGCTGAGGAGCCCGCCTGA
- a CDS encoding LysR family transcriptional regulator: MDLLALTDFNLVARHGGFGRAARAAGRPKATLSRRVAELEAALDLRLFERGARTLKLTQEGRALYERTGALLTELDETATAIASGGDRPRGRLRISAPLLFSQTAMGNLAAGFALRYPEVRLDVTTEDRSVDMVEEGYDLVIRVNPDPDDSLVGRIFLRDRLVVVASPNLERPRDGIAVPAVMRGAGDQLTSWEVMMPGGRSRIAIDPVLRLSSLVMVRDAVRAGVGAARLPVSLVSHDLAAGTLVHWGDIEGPEIALWTLYPSRRLLSARVSAFLDFIKEAFPMGTPDELAAFIG; the protein is encoded by the coding sequence ATGGACCTGCTCGCACTCACTGACTTCAATCTCGTCGCCCGGCACGGCGGGTTCGGACGGGCCGCACGGGCCGCCGGACGCCCGAAAGCCACCCTGTCCCGGCGGGTCGCCGAGCTGGAGGCTGCCCTCGACCTCCGCCTGTTCGAACGGGGAGCGCGCACCCTGAAACTCACGCAGGAAGGGCGCGCCCTTTACGAGCGGACGGGGGCCTTGCTCACCGAGCTTGACGAGACGGCGACAGCGATCGCTTCGGGCGGGGACAGGCCGCGGGGGCGCTTGCGGATCAGCGCGCCTTTGCTGTTCTCGCAGACTGCAATGGGAAACCTCGCGGCGGGGTTCGCGCTCAGATACCCGGAGGTCCGTCTTGACGTCACGACGGAAGATCGCTCCGTCGACATGGTGGAGGAAGGGTATGACCTCGTCATTCGGGTCAATCCCGATCCGGATGACAGCCTTGTCGGACGAATCTTTCTGCGCGATCGGCTGGTGGTGGTGGCGAGCCCAAACCTGGAACGACCGAGGGACGGCATCGCTGTGCCGGCTGTCATGCGCGGCGCGGGCGACCAGCTGACAAGCTGGGAAGTGATGATGCCAGGCGGAAGATCGCGGATCGCGATTGATCCGGTCCTGCGCCTGTCATCGCTCGTCATGGTCCGCGATGCGGTCCGGGCGGGCGTCGGCGCCGCCCGCCTTCCGGTGTCACTGGTCAGTCACGACCTGGCTGCCGGCACGCTGGTGCATTGGGGCGACATCGAGGGACCAGAGATCGCGTTGTGGACGCTCTATCCATCCCGCCGGCTCCTGAGCGCGCGCGTATCCGCCTTCCTCGACTTTATCAAAGAAGCCTTTCCGATGGGGACGCCTGATGAGCTGGCGGCCTTTATCGGGTAA
- a CDS encoding SDR family oxidoreductase produces MTILVTGATGTIGRHVVEQLVKRGADVRALARDPAKANLPAGVTVVRGDLLDVDSIRSAFKGVSTLFLLNAVVPDEFTQALIALNVARDAGVERVVYLSVIHSDRYVNVPHFAGKFGVERMIEQMGFNATILRPAYFMNNDLTIKDVVTGYGIYPMPIGSRGLAMIDARDIGEIAALELIRRERAATPLPLTRINLVGPDTLTGAKAAAVWSEVLGRAIAYPGDDTAGFEKNLRQFMPSWMAFDMRLMSERFLTEGMVPETGDVERLTALLGRPLRSYRDFVSEITATA; encoded by the coding sequence ATGACCATCCTCGTTACCGGCGCAACCGGCACCATCGGCCGCCACGTCGTCGAACAGCTCGTCAAGCGCGGTGCCGATGTCCGTGCTCTCGCCCGCGATCCTGCCAAGGCAAACCTCCCGGCAGGCGTTACCGTCGTGCGGGGCGACCTGCTCGACGTCGACTCGATCCGTAGCGCATTCAAGGGCGTCTCGACCCTGTTCCTGCTCAACGCAGTGGTGCCGGATGAATTCACGCAGGCACTGATCGCGCTCAACGTCGCCCGCGACGCCGGCGTCGAGCGGGTGGTCTACCTCTCGGTGATCCACAGCGATCGCTACGTGAACGTCCCGCACTTTGCCGGCAAGTTCGGCGTCGAGCGGATGATCGAGCAGATGGGCTTCAACGCCACCATCCTGCGCCCCGCCTATTTTATGAACAACGATCTCACGATCAAGGACGTGGTGACCGGATATGGCATCTATCCGATGCCGATCGGGAGCAGGGGACTCGCCATGATCGACGCGCGCGACATCGGCGAGATCGCGGCCCTCGAGCTCATCCGTCGTGAGCGCGCCGCAACACCGCTTCCGCTCACGCGCATCAATCTCGTCGGTCCCGATACGCTGACCGGCGCGAAAGCCGCCGCCGTCTGGTCGGAGGTGCTGGGCCGCGCGATCGCCTATCCCGGTGACGATACCGCCGGCTTCGAGAAGAATCTCCGGCAGTTCATGCCGAGCTGGATGGCTTTCGACATGCGGCTGATGAGCGAGCGTTTCCTCACCGAGGGAATGGTCCCCGAGACAGGCGACGTCGAGCGCCTGACCGCGCTGCTGGGCCGTCCCCTCCGCTCCTATCGCGACTTCGTCTCCGAGATCACGGCCACTGCCTGA
- a CDS encoding NAD(P)-dependent oxidoreductase gives MTSSIATVPVNPGGATKILVLGATGGTGRLIVNQAVARGYDVTVLVRSAGKASDITGAKLIAGDARDETALREALIGRDAVVSALGTPVSPFREVTLLSTATRTLVSAMKAEQVSRLVCITGMGAGDSAGHGGFVADNVIFPLLLKKVYADKNRQEAIVRDSGLDWVLVRPSILNNKSRRGSVRALTDLSGFHGGSIAREDVAKFVLDQVRNDTWLHRSPLITW, from the coding sequence ATGACCTCTTCAATCGCCACTGTTCCGGTGAATCCGGGAGGCGCAACGAAGATATTGGTGCTTGGAGCGACCGGTGGCACCGGTCGCCTGATCGTCAACCAGGCGGTGGCGCGGGGCTACGACGTCACTGTGCTGGTGCGTTCCGCAGGGAAGGCAAGTGACATCACGGGGGCGAAGCTCATCGCCGGAGACGCCCGCGACGAAACAGCCCTGCGCGAAGCCCTCATAGGCCGTGACGCCGTGGTCAGTGCGCTGGGTACACCGGTAAGCCCGTTCCGCGAGGTGACGCTTCTCTCGACCGCGACGCGCACGCTCGTGAGCGCGATGAAGGCCGAGCAGGTCTCGCGGCTGGTTTGCATCACGGGGATGGGCGCCGGCGACAGTGCAGGGCACGGCGGCTTTGTCGCCGACAATGTGATCTTTCCGCTTCTCCTCAAGAAGGTGTACGCCGACAAGAACCGACAGGAAGCGATCGTCAGAGACAGCGGGCTGGACTGGGTCCTGGTTCGCCCCTCGATCCTCAATAACAAGTCCCGCCGAGGCTCGGTTCGGGCCCTGACGGATCTTTCAGGCTTCCATGGCGGCAGCATCGCGCGCGAAGACGTTGCGAAATTCGTGCTCGATCAGGTGCGCAACGATACCTGGCTGCATCGTTCTCCGCTCATCACGTGGTGA
- a CDS encoding bifunctional protein-serine/threonine kinase/phosphatase, producing MTMTRGLQISVGQHSDKGRKPINQDFHGVLVPDEPMLSLKGIAAVLADGISSSTVSQIASESAVKSFLMDYYCTSESWTVKTSARRVLDATNSWLHAQTRKSQYAYDRDKGYVCTLSAMVIKATTAHIFHVGDCRVYRVAGKALEQLTDDHRIIVSSEQTYLGRALGINPQLEIDYQNFEIETGDTFLLATDGAYEFVDARFVTSALSEHAAELDGAAKAIVEEAYRRGSDDNITVQILRIDAVPQREPAGIFNQTSQLPLPPLPEPRAIFDGYRIVREIHASSRSHIYLAVDAMTEEPVALKLPSIDLRDNAAYLKRFLMEEWIARRIDSPHVLKPLSQSRRRGYLYVATEFVEGQTLRQWMTDNPRPDLETVRRLVEQIAAGLRAFHRMEMLHQDLRPDNILIDKTGTAKIIDFGSVKVAGVAEAAPQDEADEILGTVQYTAPEYFLGQGGSPRSDMFSLAVICYQMLTGKLPYGTQIARIRRKADVRRLKYRPADDDSNVPAWVDGALRRALHPDPYKRHEDLSEFVFELRTPNPAYLDTRITPLLERSPLMFWKLTTAALACVVLVLLAMLHAR from the coding sequence ATGACGATGACCCGCGGACTTCAGATCTCGGTCGGCCAGCATTCCGACAAGGGTCGCAAGCCCATCAACCAGGATTTTCACGGCGTCCTCGTTCCGGACGAGCCGATGCTCAGTCTGAAGGGCATTGCGGCGGTCCTCGCCGACGGCATCTCCAGCAGCACGGTGAGCCAGATCGCCAGCGAGTCGGCGGTCAAGAGCTTCCTGATGGACTATTACTGCACGTCGGAATCCTGGACGGTGAAGACCTCCGCCCGCCGCGTGCTCGACGCGACCAATTCCTGGCTCCACGCGCAGACGCGCAAGAGCCAATATGCCTATGACCGCGACAAGGGTTATGTCTGCACGCTGAGCGCCATGGTCATCAAGGCGACCACCGCGCACATCTTCCACGTCGGCGACTGTCGCGTCTACCGCGTGGCGGGCAAGGCGCTCGAGCAGCTGACCGACGATCACCGGATCATCGTGTCCTCGGAGCAGACTTATCTTGGCCGTGCGCTCGGCATCAATCCACAGCTCGAGATCGACTACCAGAATTTCGAGATCGAGACTGGCGACACGTTCCTGCTGGCGACCGACGGCGCCTATGAATTCGTCGACGCGCGTTTCGTCACCAGCGCGCTCAGCGAGCATGCAGCCGAGCTCGACGGGGCGGCGAAGGCGATCGTCGAGGAAGCCTACCGGCGCGGCAGCGACGACAACATCACGGTCCAGATCCTCCGCATCGACGCGGTGCCGCAGCGCGAGCCGGCCGGCATCTTCAACCAGACCTCGCAGCTGCCGCTTCCCCCGCTGCCGGAGCCGCGGGCCATCTTCGACGGCTACAGGATCGTCCGCGAAATCCACGCCAGCAGCCGCAGCCATATCTACCTTGCCGTCGACGCTATGACCGAGGAGCCGGTCGCGCTCAAGCTGCCGTCGATCGATTTGCGCGACAATGCCGCCTACCTGAAGCGCTTCCTGATGGAGGAGTGGATCGCGCGCCGGATCGACAGCCCGCATGTGCTCAAACCGCTCTCACAGTCGCGCCGGCGCGGTTACCTCTACGTCGCGACCGAATTCGTCGAAGGTCAGACCTTGCGGCAATGGATGACGGACAACCCGCGCCCCGATCTCGAAACCGTCCGCAGACTGGTCGAGCAAATCGCCGCGGGCCTGCGCGCCTTCCACCGCATGGAAATGCTGCATCAGGATCTCAGGCCCGACAACATCCTGATCGACAAGACCGGCACCGCGAAGATCATCGACTTCGGATCGGTGAAGGTGGCTGGCGTCGCGGAGGCCGCGCCACAGGACGAGGCCGACGAAATTCTGGGAACGGTCCAGTACACGGCGCCGGAATATTTTCTTGGGCAGGGCGGCTCGCCGCGCTCCGACATGTTTTCACTCGCCGTGATCTGCTACCAGATGCTGACGGGAAAGCTTCCCTACGGCACCCAAATCGCCAGGATCCGGCGCAAGGCGGACGTGCGGAGGCTCAAATACCGCCCGGCCGATGACGACAGCAACGTGCCTGCCTGGGTCGACGGCGCGCTCAGACGTGCGCTCCATCCGGATCCCTACAAGCGGCACGAGGATCTGTCCGAATTCGTCTTCGAGCTTCGCACGCCCAATCCGGCCTATCTCGACACACGGATCACGCCGCTATTGGAGCGCAGCCCGTTGATGTTCTGGAAATTGACCACGGCAGCGCTCGCCTGCGTCGTCTTGGTCCTGCTTGCGATGTTGCACGCGCGCTGA
- a CDS encoding formate/nitrite transporter family protein, translating to MSYLAPSEFVTKMVDAGESKIFMSTRDTIIRAYMAGAILALAAWFAVTINVNTGQPLIGALLFPVGFSMLYLLGFDLLTGVFVLAPLALIDKRPGVTFGGVLRNWSLVFVGNFAGALTVAFMMAFVTTFGFTQDPDKVGTAIGNIGEGRTLGYAAHGAAGMATLFIRGMLCNWMVSTGVVGAMISTSVPGKVIAMWMPILVFFYMVFEHSVVNMFLFPSGLMLHAKFSIMDYLIWNEIPTVLGNLVGGLAFTGMTLYATHVLTQPKRQASKASSPRIAA from the coding sequence ATGTCGTATCTCGCGCCTTCGGAATTCGTCACCAAGATGGTGGATGCGGGCGAATCCAAGATCTTCATGTCCACCCGCGACACCATCATCCGCGCCTATATGGCCGGCGCCATCCTGGCGCTCGCGGCGTGGTTCGCCGTCACCATCAACGTGAACACGGGGCAGCCGCTGATCGGCGCGCTGCTGTTCCCCGTCGGATTCTCGATGCTCTATTTGTTGGGCTTCGACCTTTTGACCGGCGTGTTCGTGCTGGCGCCGCTGGCGCTGATCGACAAGCGCCCCGGCGTAACCTTCGGCGGCGTGCTGCGGAACTGGAGCCTCGTCTTCGTCGGCAATTTCGCAGGCGCCCTTACGGTGGCCTTCATGATGGCCTTCGTCACGACTTTCGGCTTCACGCAGGATCCGGACAAGGTCGGCACGGCGATCGGCAATATCGGCGAAGGCCGCACGCTCGGCTATGCCGCGCACGGCGCGGCCGGCATGGCGACGCTGTTCATCCGCGGAATGCTCTGCAACTGGATGGTCTCGACCGGCGTCGTCGGCGCCATGATCTCCACCTCGGTCCCCGGCAAGGTCATCGCGATGTGGATGCCGATCCTGGTGTTCTTCTACATGGTGTTCGAGCATTCCGTCGTGAACATGTTCCTGTTCCCGTCCGGCCTGATGCTGCACGCGAAATTCTCGATCATGGACTATTTGATCTGGAACGAGATCCCGACCGTGCTCGGCAATCTCGTCGGCGGCCTCGCCTTCACCGGCATGACCCTCTACGCCACGCACGTCCTGACCCAGCCGAAGCGCCAGGCGAGCAAGGCCTCGTCGCCCCGCATTGCGGCCTGA
- a CDS encoding CmpA/NrtA family ABC transporter substrate-binding protein: MTKPIDQSSRSGRHGHHLGGASANALMLLDRRTFLAAGTVAAAFAVAPGRVRAAALKPEKEELKLGFIKLTDMAPLAVAKENGYFEDEGLFVTLEAQANWKVLLDRVISGELDGAHMLAGQPLAATIGFGTKAHIITPFSMDLNGNAITVSNEIFAMMKPNIPKDASGKLVHPIKADTLRPAIEKLKADGKSFKMGMVFPVSTHNYELRYWLASGGINPGYYSSGDVTGTVGAEALLSVTPPPQMPATLEAGTINGYCVGEPWNQAAVFKGIGVPVITDYEIWKNNPEKVFGITAAFADKNPNTVLALTKALIRAAMWLDENANANRAKAVELLSKPEYVGADKAVIANSMTGTFEYEKGDKRSIPDFNVFFRYFATYPYYSDAVWYLTQMRRWGQIAEARDDAWYEATAKSVYRPDIYLSAAKLLIADGKANKDDFPWESEGYRAPTSEFIDGVTYDGRKPNAYIDSLKIGLKGKQKIDGAKVIDG, encoded by the coding sequence ATGACGAAGCCAATTGATCAGTCCTCGCGCAGCGGTCGTCACGGCCACCATCTTGGCGGAGCCAGCGCGAACGCGCTCATGCTCCTCGACCGCCGCACGTTCCTCGCCGCAGGCACCGTCGCCGCGGCGTTTGCGGTCGCTCCCGGCCGCGTCCGCGCCGCCGCGCTCAAACCCGAGAAGGAAGAACTGAAGCTCGGATTCATCAAGCTCACCGACATGGCGCCGCTCGCGGTGGCCAAGGAGAACGGGTACTTCGAGGACGAAGGTCTGTTCGTCACGCTGGAGGCGCAGGCCAACTGGAAAGTTCTGCTGGACCGCGTCATCAGTGGCGAGCTGGACGGCGCGCACATGCTGGCGGGCCAGCCATTGGCGGCCACGATCGGCTTTGGCACGAAGGCGCACATCATCACGCCGTTCTCGATGGACCTCAATGGAAACGCCATCACGGTCTCGAACGAGATCTTCGCGATGATGAAGCCGAACATCCCGAAGGATGCGAGCGGCAAGCTCGTGCATCCGATCAAGGCCGATACGTTGCGTCCGGCGATCGAGAAGCTGAAGGCCGACGGCAAGTCTTTCAAAATGGGCATGGTCTTCCCGGTGTCGACCCATAATTACGAGCTGCGCTACTGGCTCGCTTCGGGCGGCATCAACCCCGGCTATTATTCGTCCGGCGACGTGACCGGAACGGTCGGGGCCGAAGCGCTGCTGTCGGTGACGCCGCCGCCACAGATGCCAGCGACGCTGGAAGCCGGCACCATCAACGGCTACTGCGTCGGCGAGCCCTGGAACCAGGCCGCGGTGTTCAAGGGCATCGGCGTGCCCGTGATCACCGATTACGAGATCTGGAAGAACAATCCGGAGAAAGTGTTCGGCATCACCGCGGCCTTTGCCGACAAGAATCCAAACACCGTGCTGGCGCTGACCAAGGCGCTGATCCGCGCCGCGATGTGGCTGGACGAGAATGCCAACGCCAATCGCGCCAAGGCCGTCGAGCTGTTGTCGAAGCCCGAATATGTCGGCGCCGACAAGGCGGTCATCGCCAATTCGATGACCGGCACTTTCGAATACGAGAAAGGCGACAAGCGCTCCATTCCGGACTTCAATGTGTTCTTCCGCTATTTCGCGACCTATCCCTACTATTCCGACGCGGTCTGGTATCTGACGCAGATGCGCCGGTGGGGGCAGATCGCGGAGGCCAGGGACGACGCCTGGTACGAGGCGACGGCCAAGAGCGTGTATCGTCCGGATATCTATCTTTCCGCGGCCAAGCTTCTGATCGCCGACGGCAAAGCGAACAAGGACGACTTCCCCTGGGAGAGCGAGGGTTATCGTGCGCCGACCTCGGAATTCATCGATGGCGTCACTTACGACGGTCGCAAGCCCAACGCCTACATCGATAGCCTGAAGATCGGTCTGAAGGGCAAGCAGAAGATCGACGGTGCCAAGGTCATCGACGGCTGA
- a CDS encoding ABC transporter permease encodes MAAVTDYIDLSAEERKRARRERVFARINAAAIYLNILGLGWLVPLARIAAGDSVKPQLKELRQGLLVPLIGIGVFLLAWAWAAPRVKTSLGAIPGPAEVWTQAGNLYADHLAERAKRAAFYERQDQRNAKVVADGHPEDVRHRGYAGKPTYFDQILTSLMTVALGFAVATLVAVPLGILCGLSRTMNSALNPLIQIFKPVSPLAWLPIVTMVVSALYVNPSELLPKSLVISAITVTLCSLWPTLINTALGVASIDKDLLNVGRVLQLPTWRTVTKLVLPSSLPLIFTGLRLSLGVGWMVLIAAEMLAQNPGLGKFVWDEFQNGSSQSLARIILAVLTIGIIGFLLDRVMYALQSAFTFSSQR; translated from the coding sequence ATGGCAGCGGTTACCGACTACATCGACCTCAGCGCAGAGGAGCGCAAGCGTGCCCGCCGGGAGCGGGTGTTTGCGCGCATCAATGCAGCAGCGATTTATCTCAACATCCTCGGATTGGGATGGCTCGTGCCGCTGGCCCGCATTGCGGCCGGCGACAGCGTCAAGCCGCAGTTGAAGGAGCTACGCCAGGGATTGCTGGTGCCGCTGATTGGCATCGGTGTCTTCCTTCTGGCATGGGCCTGGGCCGCGCCGCGGGTCAAGACGTCGCTCGGCGCCATCCCGGGGCCCGCCGAGGTCTGGACGCAGGCCGGAAACCTGTACGCCGACCATCTGGCGGAGCGCGCCAAGCGGGCGGCCTTCTACGAACGCCAGGATCAACGTAACGCCAAAGTGGTCGCTGACGGTCATCCCGAGGATGTCCGGCATCGTGGCTATGCCGGCAAGCCAACTTACTTCGACCAAATACTAACCAGTCTCATGACGGTGGCGCTCGGCTTTGCCGTGGCGACGCTTGTTGCCGTGCCGCTCGGTATCCTGTGCGGCCTCTCCCGGACCATGAACAGTGCTCTCAATCCGCTGATCCAGATATTCAAGCCGGTATCGCCGCTTGCGTGGCTCCCGATCGTGACCATGGTGGTCTCGGCGCTTTATGTGAACCCGTCGGAATTGCTACCGAAGTCGTTGGTCATCTCCGCCATCACGGTGACGCTGTGTTCATTGTGGCCGACGTTGATAAACACGGCGCTTGGAGTGGCTTCGATCGACAAGGACCTGCTCAACGTCGGCCGCGTCCTGCAGCTGCCGACATGGCGCACCGTCACCAAGCTGGTCCTGCCAAGTTCGCTGCCGCTGATCTTCACCGGATTGAGACTCTCTCTCGGCGTGGGCTGGATGGTGCTGATCGCGGCGGAAATGCTCGCGCAGAATCCGGGCCTTGGGAAATTCGTCTGGGACGAGTTTCAGAACGGCTCGTCGCAGTCGCTGGCCCGGATCATCCTGGCTGTGCTGACGATCGGGATCATCGGCTTCCTGCTCGATCGCGTGATGTACGCGCTCCAGTCCGCTTTCACCTTTTCCAGCCAGCGCTGA
- a CDS encoding ABC transporter ATP-binding protein — translation MSFLSLKGLRKGYGTGAKRTDVLSNVNLEVAEGEFIAIVGFSGSGKTTLISAIAGLVQPDAGEITLKGKPVAGPGPDRGIVFQSYSLMPWLTVRGNIALAVDQVFARESKAQRAGRVDRYIDMVGLTHAATRLPAELSGGMRQRVAVARALATSPEILLLDEPLSALDALTRAKLQDEIVDIWSRDKRTVVLVTNDVDEAILLADRIIPLLPGPNATLGQQFKVDIPRPRDRSSINEDPHFKRLRQAVTGYLLDVAKERSADADATVRTLPNVVSITQMDKPPTAYQKAAATVTINTDRYLEFSRLSKVYPTPTGPLTIVENFDLKVRKGEFISVIGHSGCGKSTVLSMTAGLNEVSLGGIILDGREVTTAGPDRAVVFQAPSLFPWLTARENVALGVDRVYPHATRRQRDEIVDYYLERVGLADSFDKSAAAMSNGMRQRVGIARAFALSPKLLLLDEPFGMLDSLTRWDLQEVLMEVWKRTQVTAMCVTHDVDEAILLADRVVMMTNGPYARIGHIMEVDIPRPRTRKALLEHPNYYRYRRELLDFLEAYEHGAVSKAPTKPAVNPEAA, via the coding sequence ATGTCGTTCCTGTCGCTGAAAGGGCTCCGCAAGGGCTACGGTACCGGCGCCAAGCGCACCGACGTGCTGTCGAATGTCAATCTTGAGGTCGCCGAGGGCGAGTTCATCGCCATCGTGGGCTTCTCGGGCAGCGGCAAGACGACACTGATCTCGGCGATCGCCGGGCTGGTGCAGCCGGATGCCGGCGAGATCACGCTCAAGGGCAAACCGGTCGCGGGGCCCGGCCCGGACCGCGGCATCGTCTTTCAGTCGTACTCGCTGATGCCGTGGTTGACGGTACGCGGCAACATCGCTCTCGCTGTCGATCAGGTGTTTGCCCGCGAAAGCAAGGCTCAGCGCGCCGGCCGCGTCGACCGCTACATAGACATGGTCGGGCTTACGCACGCGGCGACCCGCCTGCCGGCCGAACTGTCCGGCGGCATGCGTCAGCGCGTCGCCGTTGCCCGTGCGCTTGCAACCAGCCCTGAGATATTGCTGCTCGACGAGCCGCTATCGGCACTCGACGCGTTGACCCGCGCCAAGCTCCAGGACGAGATCGTCGACATCTGGTCGCGCGACAAGCGCACCGTGGTGCTGGTTACCAATGACGTCGACGAAGCGATCCTGCTCGCCGATCGCATCATTCCGTTGTTGCCGGGCCCGAACGCGACGCTCGGGCAGCAGTTCAAAGTCGACATCCCGCGCCCGCGCGACCGGTCCTCGATCAACGAGGATCCGCATTTCAAGCGGCTGCGGCAGGCCGTCACCGGCTATCTCCTTGACGTCGCGAAAGAGCGCTCGGCCGATGCCGATGCGACGGTTCGTACGCTGCCCAACGTCGTATCCATCACACAGATGGACAAGCCGCCGACGGCCTATCAGAAGGCGGCTGCTACGGTGACCATCAACACCGACCGCTATCTCGAATTCTCCCGGCTCTCGAAGGTCTATCCGACGCCGACGGGGCCGCTGACCATCGTGGAGAACTTCGATCTCAAGGTTCGCAAGGGCGAGTTCATCTCGGTGATCGGTCATTCCGGCTGCGGCAAGTCGACGGTGCTGTCGATGACCGCAGGTCTCAACGAGGTCTCTCTCGGGGGCATCATTCTCGACGGCCGCGAGGTAACGACGGCCGGTCCAGACCGAGCGGTCGTGTTCCAGGCGCCTTCATTGTTTCCCTGGCTGACGGCGCGCGAGAACGTTGCGCTCGGAGTCGACCGTGTCTATCCGCACGCCACGCGGCGGCAGCGCGACGAGATCGTCGACTATTACCTCGAGCGGGTCGGGCTTGCGGATTCTTTCGACAAGTCGGCTGCGGCAATGTCGAACGGCATGCGCCAACGAGTCGGCATCGCGCGTGCCTTCGCGCTGTCGCCAAAATTGCTGTTGCTGGACGAGCCGTTCGGCATGCTGGACAGCCTCACCCGCTGGGACCTCCAGGAGGTACTGATGGAGGTCTGGAAGCGCACGCAAGTGACGGCGATGTGCGTGACCCATGATGTCGACGAGGCGATCCTGCTTGCCGACCGCGTGGTGATGATGACCAACGGACCATACGCCCGGATCGGTCACATCATGGAGGTCGACATCCCTCGGCCGCGCACGCGAAAGGCTCTGCTCGAGCACCCCAATTACTACCGATATCGCCGCGAGTTGCTCGATTTTCTCGAAGCTTACGAGCATGGAGCCGTGTCAAAGGCGCCGACGAAACCAGCGGTCAATCCGGAAGCGGCGTGA